The following are encoded together in the Poseidonibacter lekithochrous genome:
- a CDS encoding DoxX family protein, whose product MTAKIYNELCGLFDNLQSIFLLIARLVVAYGFYEPALMKWNDINSVASWFATLGIPFPTLSAYLASTAELLGVVLIAIGFLTRIMSIPLMIVMVVAILTVHIGNGFSAGDNGFEIPLYYLIFLGLFLSNGAGKFSVDYLIFKK is encoded by the coding sequence ATGACTGCTAAGATATATAATGAATTATGTGGGCTCTTTGATAACCTACAATCTATTTTTTTACTAATCGCTAGATTAGTTGTTGCTTATGGGTTTTATGAACCTGCTTTAATGAAATGGAATGATATAAATTCTGTTGCTTCATGGTTTGCTACCCTTGGAATTCCTTTCCCTACTTTAAGTGCTTATTTAGCCTCTACTGCCGAATTATTAGGTGTTGTATTAATTGCTATTGGTTTTTTAACTAGAATTATGTCAATTCCATTAATGATTGTAATGGTTGTTGCAATTTTGACTGTTCATATTGGTAATGGTTTTAGTGCAGGGGATAATGGATTTGAAATACCTTTATATTATTTAATATTTTTAGGTCTATTTTTAAGTAATGGTGCGGGGAAATTTTCTGTAGATTATTTAATATTTAAAAAGTAG
- a CDS encoding tetratricopeptide repeat protein: MKYLSSLILVLFFVGCSTATKKVEPTPIKPVVKVEKKIQVVDCKVHPENIIRFECYEEKANAGDPIAQSWLGYYFSSGKIVPKNKALGIEWFEKAANAGDYYSQREVAIIYLKDKNYAKAFTYFEKAANQDDAVAQRELAYLYDKGTGVKRDVNKAFFYFKKAAFQNDTFAQNELGYYYKKGWSVPKDYKQAAYWYGKTADKGNDYGEAELGYLYSKGYGVEKNYNIAYKLFTDSAQKGNKYAMSWLGYFNEKGIVVEKNYETAKMWYEKSASTYSKKRLAILKNKGLI, from the coding sequence ATGAAATATTTATCTTCCCTAATATTGGTACTATTTTTTGTTGGATGTTCAACAGCAACTAAAAAAGTAGAACCTACACCAATAAAACCTGTGGTTAAAGTTGAAAAAAAGATTCAAGTTGTAGATTGTAAAGTTCATCCAGAAAATATAATTAGATTTGAATGTTACGAAGAAAAAGCAAATGCTGGTGACCCAATAGCTCAAAGTTGGTTAGGTTATTACTTTAGTTCAGGAAAAATTGTTCCAAAAAATAAAGCTTTAGGTATTGAGTGGTTTGAAAAAGCTGCAAATGCTGGAGATTATTACTCTCAAAGAGAAGTGGCAATTATCTATTTAAAAGACAAAAACTATGCTAAAGCTTTCACTTATTTTGAAAAAGCTGCAAATCAAGATGATGCAGTAGCTCAAAGAGAATTAGCTTATCTTTATGATAAAGGTACTGGTGTTAAAAGAGATGTTAATAAAGCCTTTTTCTATTTCAAAAAAGCAGCTTTCCAAAATGATACTTTTGCACAAAATGAACTTGGTTATTACTATAAAAAAGGTTGGAGTGTTCCAAAAGATTATAAGCAAGCAGCTTATTGGTATGGAAAAACTGCTGACAAAGGTAATGATTATGGAGAAGCTGAATTAGGATATTTATACTCAAAAGGTTATGGAGTTGAAAAAAACTATAATATTGCTTATAAACTTTTCACTGATTCAGCCCAAAAAGGTAACAAATATGCAATGTCATGGTTAGGTTACTTTAATGAAAAAGGTATCGTGGTAGAAAAAAACTATGAAACTGCTAAAATGTGGTACGAAAAATCTGCTTCTACATATTCGAAGAAGAGATTAGCTATTTTGAAAAATAAAGGTCTTATTTAA
- a CDS encoding DsrE family protein, translating to MKNNLLIVWTSGDVEVAKKFPLLYSSVMLDRKYWEKAHLMIWGPSILLAKENTQIREKLVEIIKTGVKMSACIVCVEDYEAKEELEALGIEVNHTGELFTKALKDDDEWAVVTI from the coding sequence ATGAAAAATAACTTACTTATTGTTTGGACAAGTGGTGATGTGGAGGTAGCTAAAAAGTTTCCTCTATTGTATTCTTCGGTTATGCTAGATAGAAAATATTGGGAAAAAGCCCATTTAATGATTTGGGGTCCATCTATTTTGTTAGCAAAAGAAAATACTCAAATTAGAGAAAAACTAGTTGAAATTATTAAAACAGGCGTAAAAATGAGTGCTTGTATTGTATGTGTAGAAGATTATGAAGCAAAAGAAGAACTTGAAGCTTTAGGAATCGAGGTAAATCATACAGGAGAACTTTTTACAAAAGCTCTCAAAGATGATGATGAATGGGCTGTAGTTACGATCTAA
- the bioA gene encoding adenosylmethionine--8-amino-7-oxononanoate transaminase encodes MNWLDIDKEHVWHPYNSLPSRSTLLPVKSTDKTTIFLETGEELIDGMSSWWSAIHGYNNPRLNEALKSQVEIMPHIMFGGLAHEKAAVLSKLLVDITGLHSVFLCDSGSVSVEVSLKTAIQYQEAKGLKKYKFLACEHAYHGDTLAAMSVCDPNNSMHSIYGSYLPKHIFTKAPALGFDSDCSEAIEALELNFEKHHEELAGFIIEPIVQGAGGMRIYNPIYLKKARELCDKYDVLFIADEIATGFGHTGKMFACEWADIKPDILTLGKGLTGGYMTMAAMITSKNVSQTISNSDLGILMHGPTFMANPLACAVAIESINLLLETSWQERVLKIEKIFQEELKDAKNIKIVKDIRNIGAIGVIELKDESHAQEIQDYCVKNGVWIRPFGKLIYSIVAYTIEENDLRKVVQVMIEAIKTIKSK; translated from the coding sequence TTGAATTGGTTAGATATAGATAAAGAACACGTATGGCATCCATATAATTCATTGCCATCAAGAAGTACACTTTTACCTGTAAAAAGTACAGATAAAACAACAATTTTTTTAGAAACAGGTGAAGAATTAATCGATGGTATGAGCTCATGGTGGAGTGCAATCCATGGTTATAATAATCCACGATTAAATGAGGCTTTAAAATCACAAGTTGAAATTATGCCACATATAATGTTTGGTGGTTTAGCCCATGAAAAAGCAGCAGTACTTTCTAAATTATTAGTTGATATTACAGGCTTACATAGTGTATTTTTATGTGATAGTGGTTCTGTATCGGTTGAGGTTTCATTAAAAACAGCTATTCAATACCAAGAAGCAAAAGGACTTAAAAAATATAAGTTCCTAGCTTGTGAACATGCCTATCATGGTGATACTCTTGCAGCAATGAGCGTTTGTGATCCAAATAACTCAATGCATAGTATTTATGGCTCTTACTTACCAAAACATATATTTACAAAAGCTCCTGCTTTAGGTTTTGATAGTGATTGTAGTGAGGCAATAGAAGCGTTAGAGTTAAACTTTGAAAAACACCATGAAGAGTTAGCTGGATTTATAATAGAACCAATTGTACAAGGTGCAGGTGGTATGAGAATTTATAATCCTATTTATCTAAAAAAAGCAAGAGAGCTTTGTGATAAATATGATGTACTTTTTATTGCAGATGAAATAGCAACTGGGTTTGGACATACAGGAAAAATGTTTGCTTGTGAATGGGCAGATATTAAACCTGATATTCTAACTCTAGGAAAAGGTTTAACTGGTGGTTATATGACTATGGCTGCTATGATTACATCAAAAAATGTATCCCAAACTATTAGTAATTCTGATTTAGGTATTTTGATGCATGGTCCAACATTTATGGCTAATCCTTTAGCTTGTGCTGTTGCAATTGAGAGTATAAATCTATTATTAGAAACTTCTTGGCAAGAAAGAGTTTTAAAAATTGAAAAAATATTCCAAGAAGAACTAAAAGATGCTAAAAATATTAAAATAGTAAAAGATATTAGAAATATTGGTGCAATTGGAGTAATTGAGTTAAAAGATGAATCTCATGCTCAAGAAATTCAAGATTACTGTGTAAAAAATGGTGTATGGATTAGACCATTTGGAAAGCTAATATATTCTATCGTTGCTTATACAATAGAAGAAAATGATTTAAGAAAAGTTGTACAAGTAATGATAGAAGCAATAAAAACTATAAAGAGTAAATGA
- a CDS encoding fumarylacetoacetate hydrolase family protein, which translates to MKNIILKGGNIFPSKVVCIGRNYTEHIAELNNDTPDEMVFFLKPNSSITNKLVFPKAHESCHYEAEISFLMEEGKISAVGFGLDLTLREVQSKLKAKGLPWERAKAFDNSAVFSKFVNFDGDINKLEVELFINGELKQKGDTSLMINKPSEIIEEVNTFLSFDDGDILMTGTPKGVGKFVIGDEFLGRILYDGEVLIEEKFKAI; encoded by the coding sequence ATGAAAAATATTATATTAAAAGGTGGGAATATTTTCCCATCTAAAGTAGTATGTATTGGTAGAAACTATACTGAACATATTGCAGAATTAAACAACGATACTCCAGATGAAATGGTTTTTTTTCTAAAACCAAACTCTTCAATCACAAATAAATTAGTTTTCCCAAAAGCTCATGAGTCTTGTCACTATGAAGCTGAAATTTCTTTTTTAATGGAAGAAGGAAAAATATCAGCAGTTGGTTTTGGTCTTGATTTAACACTAAGAGAAGTTCAATCAAAATTAAAAGCAAAAGGTTTACCATGGGAGAGAGCTAAAGCTTTTGATAACTCTGCTGTTTTCTCTAAATTTGTAAACTTTGATGGTGATATAAATAAATTAGAAGTTGAGCTTTTTATTAACGGTGAGTTAAAACAAAAAGGTGATACTTCTTTAATGATTAATAAACCCTCTGAAATAATAGAAGAGGTTAATACTTTTCTTTCTTTTGATGATGGAGATATCCTAATGACAGGAACACCAAAAGGTGTTGGTAAATTTGTTATTGGTGATGAATTCCTAGGAAGAATACTTTATGATGGTGAAGTTTTAATCGAAGAGAAATTTAAAGCTATATAA
- a CDS encoding response regulator, producing the protein MKNSKILIVDDIPKNIQMAMNILKNEGHKMFYAKNGEMAISLCAEHEFDLILLDIMMPDMSGFEVCKILKEKENMKNIPIVFLSGKDATSDIELAYESGGVDYIVKPFVTIELITKANNYVRLKQLEELFNNSCEE; encoded by the coding sequence TTGAAAAATAGTAAAATTTTAATTGTTGATGATATCCCAAAAAATATTCAAATGGCAATGAATATTCTAAAAAATGAAGGTCATAAAATGTTTTATGCAAAAAATGGAGAAATGGCTATTTCTTTATGTGCTGAACATGAATTTGATTTGATTTTACTTGATATAATGATGCCAGATATGAGTGGTTTTGAAGTATGTAAAATATTAAAAGAAAAAGAGAATATGAAAAATATTCCAATTGTATTTTTATCTGGAAAAGATGCAACATCTGATATTGAGTTAGCCTATGAATCTGGCGGAGTTGATTATATAGTTAAACCTTTTGTTACAATAGAGTTAATTACAAAAGCAAATAACTATGTACGTTTAAAACAATTAGAAGAACTGTTTAATAATTCGTGTGAGGAATAA
- a CDS encoding DoxX family protein: MISKINDLAATVLDNFQSLFLLLARLTIAYGFFEPAINKWKSIEDTAAWFASMGIPFSTLNVYMVATFESLGVVLLALGLFTRLISLPLIGTMVVAIITVHFANGFSSGDNGFEIPLYYLLFLGIFASFGAGKLSLDNFLSKK; this comes from the coding sequence ATGATTAGTAAAATAAATGATTTAGCAGCAACAGTATTAGACAATTTCCAAAGTCTATTCTTACTTTTAGCAAGATTAACGATTGCTTATGGTTTCTTTGAACCTGCTATTAATAAATGGAAAAGTATAGAAGACACAGCTGCATGGTTCGCAAGTATGGGAATTCCTTTCTCAACACTTAATGTGTATATGGTTGCAACATTTGAGAGTTTAGGTGTTGTTTTATTAGCTTTAGGACTATTTACAAGACTAATTAGTTTACCATTAATTGGTACTATGGTAGTAGCAATTATTACTGTACACTTTGCAAATGGATTTAGTTCAGGTGATAACGGATTTGAAATTCCTTTATACTATTTATTATTTTTAGGTATTTTTGCATCATTTGGTGCTGGTAAATTATCACTAGATAATTTTTTATCTAAAAAATAA
- a CDS encoding transporter substrate-binding domain-containing protein, giving the protein MNIIRLFFIISMFFHLYANVEFTANEKEWIQNNPIVKVGVDENWPPFDYVDNYGNHNGVSSDYLSIIAAKTGLNFEIHSNIWEKVFDQTKNNELHMLACASKNKERMEFFKFTDSYIDVDIAVAVRKDFELDDFADINNYKIALPKDNFIHEALIKRFPNAEYIFTKSNEEALEYVSYGKADIYVGNLPVISYFTEKNLLTNIAISFKAPFKKAELSIAVNKENEILYSILNKTINSIPISKRKEIQKLWVNDNMLSVKKSMKNILNQKEKKWLENNKSFKISGDSHWPPYSFIDDKGQYIGIVPDLVNEIFKNTNINIQYVKTKTWSDTLDLMQERKIDLIDAISYSVSRTKFMNFTSKYLGAEIVIISNKTNDTYVNNLNNIINMKIATVKGYSVVEKMKHDYPKLKRIQLFDNPLLGLKSLSNSQIDYFILDIPSFEFYIKKYGLSNLKIVGPTGYNYEYGFGTKKGSPELVSIINKLLDNLPESSKDQIYRKWIKIDYDREIDYDLVWKVIGFALFILAGTVYWNRKLQAEIVEKEIVEKKLKESRDFAFAIMNSQVDIVITTTGEELKQANRAFLDFFEYSSLESFKEEYRCICDLFDTKDPNTYIQAEVGNKTWVEEVLDNPNNIYKALIYKDEKAHVFKISASYISKESDLKTAVFTDITKLENLNEVLLKAKNEAVNVAKQKSEFLANMSHEIRTPMNSVIGFTELLDKEISNPIQKDYLNSIKKGGNALLRIINDILDLSKIEAGKLDIKNEALNPSKLFLEIESIFHSKIISKNINFIIDIDKDIPENIIIDGVRIRQILFNLIGNAIKFTEKGHIKIKVDNIYKDNIKSKIDLIFSVEDTGIGIEKNDLENIFYAFEQQKDQSSSKYGGTGLGLAICTKLVHMMNGEISVKSTKGKGSIFTVLLHDISVSSVSESFECKKLNISNIEFDRATILVVDDISENRKLVEASLKDYGFNMIMAENGQEAIDLLETVNIDLILMDLRMPVMNGYDAAIHIKNKKKYKNIPLVALTASVMGKDLEKVAQYGFNGYLRKPVILDDLIEELGKFLPYKFVNEDNSKEILVNETINPKILDEVIHILNNQFKQECEEVKNKGDFSLVEDFASKIQELGIENNISILQNYSNEITTHIESFDIEKVDYLLGSFSSVIEKLEVLKEKIEK; this is encoded by the coding sequence ATGAATATCATAAGACTCTTTTTTATTATTTCTATGTTCTTCCATCTCTATGCTAATGTTGAGTTTACCGCCAACGAGAAAGAATGGATTCAAAATAATCCTATAGTAAAAGTAGGAGTTGATGAGAATTGGCCTCCTTTTGATTATGTGGATAATTATGGAAACCATAATGGGGTTTCATCTGATTATTTAAGTATTATTGCTGCTAAAACTGGTCTAAACTTCGAGATACACTCAAATATTTGGGAAAAGGTATTTGATCAAACTAAAAACAATGAACTTCATATGTTAGCTTGTGCTAGCAAAAATAAAGAAAGAATGGAGTTTTTTAAATTCACTGATTCTTATATTGATGTAGATATTGCCGTTGCTGTTAGAAAAGATTTTGAATTAGATGATTTTGCTGATATAAATAATTATAAAATAGCACTTCCTAAAGATAATTTTATACATGAAGCTTTAATAAAAAGATTTCCAAATGCAGAATATATTTTCACAAAATCTAATGAAGAAGCCTTAGAATATGTATCTTATGGAAAAGCAGATATTTATGTGGGTAATCTTCCTGTTATCTCATACTTCACAGAAAAAAATCTTCTTACAAATATAGCTATATCTTTTAAAGCACCTTTCAAAAAAGCAGAATTATCAATTGCTGTAAATAAAGAAAATGAAATCTTATATTCAATTTTGAATAAAACTATTAATTCTATTCCAATATCTAAAAGAAAAGAAATTCAAAAACTTTGGGTTAATGATAATATGCTTTCTGTGAAAAAAAGTATGAAAAATATTTTAAATCAAAAAGAAAAAAAGTGGTTAGAGAATAATAAAAGTTTTAAAATTTCTGGGGATTCACACTGGCCTCCTTATTCATTTATTGATGATAAAGGGCAGTATATAGGTATTGTTCCTGATTTAGTAAATGAAATATTTAAGAATACAAATATAAACATTCAATACGTTAAGACGAAAACATGGTCTGATACTTTGGATTTAATGCAAGAGAGAAAAATAGATTTAATTGATGCTATTTCTTATTCTGTAAGTAGAACTAAATTTATGAACTTTACTAGTAAGTATCTCGGAGCTGAGATTGTAATTATTTCTAATAAAACTAATGATACATATGTGAATAATCTAAATAATATAATTAATATGAAAATAGCTACAGTTAAGGGTTATTCTGTTGTTGAAAAGATGAAACATGATTATCCAAAATTAAAAAGAATACAGCTTTTTGATAATCCTTTACTTGGTCTAAAAAGCTTATCTAATTCTCAAATTGATTACTTTATTTTAGATATACCTTCTTTTGAATTCTATATTAAAAAATATGGCTTAAGTAATCTAAAAATTGTAGGACCAACTGGTTATAACTATGAATATGGTTTTGGTACGAAAAAAGGTAGTCCTGAATTAGTATCTATAATAAATAAACTCTTAGATAATTTACCTGAATCTTCAAAAGATCAAATATATAGAAAATGGATTAAAATTGATTATGATAGAGAAATTGATTATGATTTAGTTTGGAAGGTAATTGGGTTTGCTTTATTTATTCTAGCTGGTACAGTTTATTGGAATAGAAAACTACAAGCTGAGATAGTTGAAAAAGAGATAGTTGAGAAAAAACTAAAAGAGAGTAGAGATTTTGCCTTTGCTATTATGAACTCACAAGTTGATATTGTTATTACAACTACAGGAGAGGAGTTAAAGCAAGCAAATCGTGCATTCTTAGACTTCTTTGAGTATTCATCCCTAGAGAGCTTTAAAGAAGAGTATAGATGTATTTGTGACTTGTTTGATACAAAAGATCCCAATACTTATATTCAAGCAGAAGTAGGAAATAAAACTTGGGTAGAAGAAGTTTTAGATAATCCAAATAATATATACAAAGCTTTAATTTATAAAGATGAAAAAGCACATGTCTTTAAAATATCAGCTTCTTATATTTCAAAAGAATCAGATTTAAAAACAGCAGTGTTTACAGATATTACAAAGTTAGAGAATCTAAATGAAGTTTTATTAAAAGCAAAAAACGAAGCTGTAAATGTAGCAAAACAAAAAAGTGAATTTTTAGCAAATATGTCACATGAGATAAGAACTCCTATGAATTCAGTTATTGGCTTTACGGAGTTATTGGATAAAGAGATATCAAATCCAATTCAAAAAGATTATCTAAATTCTATTAAAAAAGGTGGGAATGCCTTACTTAGAATTATTAATGATATTCTTGATTTATCTAAAATAGAAGCAGGAAAATTAGATATTAAAAATGAAGCTTTAAATCCATCAAAACTATTCTTAGAAATTGAATCAATATTTCACTCTAAAATTATAAGTAAAAATATAAACTTTATAATAGATATTGATAAAGATATTCCAGAAAATATCATTATTGATGGGGTTAGAATTAGACAAATACTTTTTAATTTAATTGGTAATGCTATTAAGTTTACAGAAAAAGGTCATATCAAAATAAAAGTTGACAATATTTACAAAGATAATATAAAAAGTAAAATCGATCTTATTTTCTCTGTTGAAGATACAGGAATAGGGATTGAAAAAAATGATTTAGAAAATATCTTTTATGCCTTTGAACAACAAAAAGATCAAAGCTCTTCAAAATATGGAGGTACAGGGTTAGGACTTGCAATATGTACGAAGTTAGTGCATATGATGAATGGAGAAATTTCTGTAAAAAGTACAAAAGGAAAAGGTTCTATTTTTACTGTATTACTTCATGATATTTCAGTAAGTTCTGTAAGTGAGTCATTTGAGTGTAAGAAATTAAATATTTCAAATATTGAATTTGATAGAGCAACAATCTTAGTAGTTGATGATATTAGTGAAAATAGAAAACTAGTAGAAGCTTCATTAAAAGATTATGGTTTTAATATGATTATGGCTGAGAATGGACAAGAAGCTATTGATTTATTGGAAACTGTAAATATTGATTTAATACTTATGGATTTAAGAATGCCTGTTATGAATGGTTATGATGCAGCTATTCATATAAAGAATAAAAAGAAATATAAAAATATACCTCTAGTTGCACTTACTGCTTCTGTTATGGGAAAAGATTTAGAAAAAGTAGCTCAATATGGTTTTAATGGTTATCTTAGAAAACCAGTAATTTTAGATGATTTAATAGAAGAGTTAGGGAAGTTTTTACCATATAAGTTTGTAAATGAGGATAATAGTAAAGAAATACTAGTTAATGAAACAATTAATCCAAAGATATTAGATGAAGTAATTCATATACTTAATAATCAATTTAAACAAGAGTGTGAAGAAGTTAAAAATAAAGGTGACTTCTCTTTAGTTGAAGATTTTGCTTCAAAAATACAAGAACTTGGAATAGAGAATAATATAAGTATATTACAAAACTATTCAAATGAAATTACTACACATATTGAATCCTTTGATATTGAAAAAGTAGATTATTTATTAGGAAGTTTTAGCTCAGTAATAGAAAAATTAGAAGTGTTAAAGGAAAAGATTGAAAAATAG
- a CDS encoding FMN-binding glutamate synthase family protein, whose product MNELSIFGNTILSYNWSLFFKGFFVFFVILSFIIYIYDRFIQRNNQLLKNYPLVGRMRYFFYLLRDPMRQYFGDEDYFDSYEKIDWINRVSSEKKTFYSFSPSKPYDKNRILFKHSNHVLNVDEVDEKCAITFGAKREIPFMANSLIGRSAMSDGAISPEGTQAFTIAALKAGFPINTGEGSVTTNYLITHKYLPNREYFEIQRGTIFARSMYWIFSKTLGARIAKKLYCDMVLQREDDESFNFDKKNVLFYRVNWKASFDKFPKQIPEDVADIVFQMGSGLYGVKHKDGSFDESRYKKIMTFCRMTEIKISQGAKQTGGKLPAHKVTASVAYYRGVEANKDLISPNRFPFASTMRELFDFIGKLQSISSKPVGIKIVISSKENFEEYSNEILYSKKNNLPFPDFLTIDGGDGGSGAAPLEMMRRIGLPIKEALDIVISDLKEKKLKDEIKIIASEKVLAPDDALELFIYGADFINIARGFMISAGCIRARHCSGTAGHDCPVGLATMNKEKRGKYLVEQKARTVANYHNGLITGIIGLLAVMGKKSICQLNKDDLLHRNRDK is encoded by the coding sequence ATGAATGAATTATCAATATTTGGAAACACAATTTTATCATATAATTGGAGTTTGTTCTTCAAAGGTTTTTTTGTTTTCTTTGTAATACTATCTTTTATAATTTATATTTACGATAGATTTATTCAAAGAAATAATCAACTATTAAAGAACTACCCTTTAGTTGGAAGAATGCGATATTTCTTCTATTTATTACGTGACCCTATGCGACAATATTTTGGAGATGAGGATTATTTTGATTCTTATGAAAAAATAGACTGGATAAATAGAGTTAGCAGTGAAAAAAAGACTTTTTATAGTTTTTCTCCTTCAAAACCTTATGATAAGAATAGGATATTATTCAAACACTCAAATCATGTTTTAAATGTAGATGAAGTAGATGAAAAATGTGCTATTACATTTGGTGCTAAAAGAGAAATACCTTTTATGGCCAATAGTTTAATAGGACGTAGTGCCATGAGTGATGGAGCAATTTCTCCAGAAGGTACACAAGCTTTTACAATAGCTGCTTTAAAGGCTGGCTTTCCTATAAATACAGGTGAAGGCTCTGTAACTACAAACTATTTAATCACCCATAAATATTTGCCTAATAGAGAGTATTTTGAAATACAAAGAGGTACTATTTTTGCTAGAAGTATGTATTGGATTTTTTCAAAAACTTTAGGAGCTAGGATTGCAAAGAAACTATATTGCGATATGGTTCTACAAAGAGAAGATGATGAATCATTTAACTTTGATAAAAAGAATGTACTTTTTTATAGGGTTAATTGGAAAGCCTCTTTTGATAAGTTTCCTAAACAAATACCAGAAGATGTAGCTGATATTGTTTTTCAAATGGGTAGTGGTTTATATGGAGTAAAACATAAAGATGGCTCTTTTGATGAAAGCAGATATAAAAAAATAATGACTTTTTGTCGTATGACAGAAATCAAAATATCTCAAGGTGCTAAGCAAACTGGTGGAAAACTGCCCGCACATAAAGTTACTGCTTCTGTTGCATATTATAGAGGTGTGGAAGCTAATAAAGATTTAATCTCTCCTAATCGTTTTCCTTTTGCTTCTACTATGAGGGAGTTATTTGATTTTATTGGAAAACTGCAAAGTATATCTTCTAAACCTGTGGGAATAAAAATAGTAATTTCTTCTAAAGAGAACTTTGAAGAGTATTCAAATGAAATACTATATTCAAAGAAAAATAATCTTCCTTTTCCTGATTTTCTAACAATTGATGGAGGAGATGGTGGTTCTGGTGCAGCTCCTTTGGAGATGATGAGAAGAATAGGACTCCCTATAAAAGAGGCTTTAGATATTGTTATCTCTGATTTAAAAGAAAAAAAATTAAAAGATGAAATAAAAATAATTGCAAGTGAAAAAGTACTAGCTCCGGATGATGCCTTAGAGTTATTTATTTATGGAGCAGATTTTATAAATATTGCTCGTGGATTTATGATAAGTGCAGGTTGTATTCGAGCTAGACACTGTTCTGGAACAGCTGGACATGATTGTCCTGTAGGACTAGCAACTATGAATAAAGAAAAAAGAGGCAAGTATTTAGTTGAGCAAAAAGCACGTACTGTTGCAAATTATCATAATGGTTTAATTACTGGAATTATTGGTTTACTTGCAGTAATGGGGAAAAAATCTATTTGCCAATTAAATAAAGATGATTTATTACATAGGAATAGGGATAAATAA
- a CDS encoding NUDIX hydrolase — MKKDDLKELAINLPKKPGVLGRDRFFNSAVLIPLIKIKGEYYILFQKRAAHIRQGGDICFPGGKFEEGVDKNFKQTALRETKEELGIGKKDIKIIGQLDTYVAPIGAVIESFVAVVKKRALKTMNIDKNEVEKTILIPLSFFKETKAEEYTLSHEIQPYRYNEEGEKEVLFPVEELGLPDTYKKPWGNKRHKIWVYKYEGEVIWGITSVIINDLLSKY; from the coding sequence ATGAAAAAAGATGACTTAAAAGAATTAGCAATTAACCTACCAAAAAAGCCGGGTGTTTTAGGAAGAGATAGATTTTTTAATTCAGCTGTACTAATTCCTCTTATTAAAATAAAAGGCGAATATTATATTCTTTTTCAAAAACGCGCTGCTCATATTAGACAAGGTGGAGATATTTGTTTTCCTGGTGGAAAGTTTGAGGAAGGTGTTGATAAAAACTTCAAACAAACTGCACTTAGAGAAACAAAAGAAGAGTTAGGTATTGGTAAAAAAGATATTAAAATTATTGGACAATTAGATACTTATGTAGCTCCAATTGGTGCAGTAATTGAATCTTTTGTAGCAGTAGTTAAAAAAAGAGCTTTAAAAACTATGAATATAGATAAAAATGAAGTTGAGAAAACAATACTAATTCCTTTATCTTTTTTCAAAGAAACAAAAGCAGAAGAGTATACTTTATCACATGAAATACAACCATATAGATATAACGAAGAGGGTGAAAAGGAAGTATTATTTCCTGTTGAAGAATTAGGTTTACCTGATACTTACAAAAAACCATGGGGAAATAAAAGACATAAGATATGGGTTTATAAATATGAAGGAGAAGTAATTTGGGGAATTACTTCTGTTATCATAAATGATCTATTATCTAAATATTAG